One window of the Melospiza melodia melodia isolate bMelMel2 chromosome 15, bMelMel2.pri, whole genome shotgun sequence genome contains the following:
- the PAQR5 gene encoding membrane progestin receptor gamma encodes MPSPTARLLRAHQVPESYREPGILSGYRPPQSSACECLRSLFGMNNETLNIWTHLVPAGYFLWLLLSRLGSPGSEAGAGPFLAYLGTCALYPLASSAAHALGALGGHGRHRAYCCDYAALSLYGLGSALAYSAYVFPLEWVGSTFHDFYVPVAVLNSVLSTGLSCYSRFLEAERPRLSKAFRTLAFVYPYIFDSIPVFYRLSRSCSEASLPLHSRHSLCALLTFLSFTSHLPERLAPGSFDFIGHSHQVFHVCGALGTLFQLEAVSVDMAERRGRLPLPSALGTFGSLGTGAAASLAILGLCFRSLRPEPPPREKSH; translated from the exons ATGCCCAGCCCCACGGCCCGGCTGCTCCGCGCCCACCAGGTGCCCGAG AGTTACCGGGAGCCGGGAATCCTCTCCGGGTACCGCCCTCCCCAGAGCTCGGCCTGTGAGTGCCTGCGCAGCCTCTTCGGGATGAACAACGAGACCCTCAACATCTGGACACACCTGGTGCCCGCCGG GTAtttcctgtggctgctgctgtcccggctgggcagcccgggctcggaggccggggcggggccgttCCTGGCCTACCTGGGCACGTGCGCCCTGTACCCGCTGGCCTCGAGCGCCGCGCACGCCCTGGGCGCGCTGGGCGGGCACGGGCGGCACCGCGCCTACTGCTGCGACTACGCCGCGCTCAGCCTCTACGGACTGG GCTCGGCGCTGGCGTACTCCGCCTACGTCTTCCCTCTGGAATGGGTCGGGAGCACATTCCATGATTTCTACGTTCCCGTGGCCGTGCTCAACTCCGTGCTCAGCACTGGCCTGTCCTGCTATTCCAG GTTTCTGGAGGCGGAGCGGCCCCGCCTGAGCAAAGCCTTCCGAACTTTGGCCTTCGTGTATCCCTACATTTTCGACAGCATCCCGGTTTTCTACAGG CTGTCCCGGAGCTGCTCCGAGGCCTCGCTCCCGCTGCATTCCCGGCACAGCCTCTGCGCCCTCCTCACCTTCCTGAGCTTCACCTCCCACCTGCCCGAGCGCCTGGCGCCAGGGAGCTTCGACTTCATCG GGCACAGCCACCAGGTTTTCCACGTCTGCGGGGCCCTGGGAACGCTCTTCCAGCTGGAAGCCGTCTCCGTGGACATggcggagcggcggggccgcCTCCCGCTGCCCTCTGCCCTGGGAACCTTCGGCTCCCTGGGAACGGGGGCGGCCGCCAGCCTGGCCATCCTCGGGCTCTGCTTCCGCAGCCTCCGCCCGGAGCCTCCTCCCCGGGAAAAATCCCACTAA